A genomic stretch from Hoplias malabaricus isolate fHopMal1 chromosome 4, fHopMal1.hap1, whole genome shotgun sequence includes:
- the mrps33 gene encoding 28S ribosomal protein S33, mitochondrial: protein MANLSNYAVRMARLSARIFGDVVRNTDSKSMKVVQLFKDPPLAQRKEVYDWYPQHNIYYSLTQRLRYMGLFRDEHQDFKDEMRRLRKLRGKGKPKKGEGKRATKKK, encoded by the exons ATGGCCAATTTGTCCAATTACGCAGTGCGTATGGCACGTCTGAGTGCACGAATCTTTGGAGATGTGGTGCGCAACACAGATTCCAAGTCCATGAAAGTGGTGCAGCTGTTTAAAGACCCTCCACTGGCCCAGAGGAAAGAAGTGTATGACTGGTATCCCCAGCACAATATCTACTATTCCTTGACCCAGAGGTTGCGATACATGGGGCTTTTCCG AGATGAGCACCAGGACTTTAAGGATGAAATGCGTCGTCTCAGAAAGCTGCGTGGAAAAGGAAAGCCCAAaaagggagagggaaagagagccacaaaaaagaaatga